From a single Thermoplasmata archaeon genomic region:
- a CDS encoding MATE family efflux transporter: MQTRGKNIDNLMGSPRRALLTMSLPLLFALIVENLQSFIDGVWCSGLGSDAMSAISLSHPIYAMIAGVGTGIGIGASAAIARFIGAGDSESAGNAASVSILLSLLLSILMTVCLWFAAEPIISFCSNGENLELCMEYTRPILTSSFFLTMNAVWAGMLRAEGAARRSMFLSITASIVNIILDPILIYGLDLGVTGASLATCISFIVITAIGFWWYLSGKTYVRLDTRRFRMQKAALVEVLIIAVPCIIEMIIQPIIMVPQNAIIYDAGGEEGFVSYIYSFRFVTITLIPVVAISKSLIPIVSAGMGAKKPDMILESCRLAYKYTLIFEAFCTVFILITADYLVMAFMGSESMMAIHDQMALALRIFSLTCVLHTFRILGNSIMQATRHAATSSALTIAREFVFLIGFAIAANMVFEAIYWSCIITNFVMMFIITLLAKYYLKDMIERMHEDEIPKTTVRCDLLSYTSL, from the coding sequence ATGCAAACTCGGGGCAAGAATATAGACAATCTGATGGGTTCTCCCCGCAGAGCCTTATTGACGATGTCACTTCCCCTATTGTTTGCGCTAATCGTCGAGAATCTACAATCTTTCATCGACGGAGTCTGGTGCTCAGGATTGGGATCGGATGCCATGTCAGCGATCTCCCTGTCCCATCCCATCTATGCAATGATTGCTGGAGTAGGCACCGGAATCGGTATTGGTGCTTCAGCGGCTATCGCCAGATTCATAGGTGCAGGCGACAGCGAATCCGCCGGGAATGCTGCCTCGGTGTCAATACTGCTCTCGCTGTTGCTATCCATATTGATGACCGTCTGTCTCTGGTTCGCGGCAGAACCTATAATCTCATTCTGCAGCAACGGCGAGAATCTTGAACTCTGTATGGAATACACCAGACCTATTCTGACATCTTCTTTCTTCTTAACCATGAACGCGGTTTGGGCAGGGATGCTCAGAGCAGAAGGTGCGGCAAGACGCTCCATGTTCCTGTCAATCACAGCATCGATCGTCAACATAATTCTGGATCCGATATTGATTTACGGCCTTGACCTAGGAGTGACCGGTGCCTCTCTGGCCACATGCATTTCGTTCATCGTGATAACGGCCATAGGGTTCTGGTGGTACCTTTCCGGAAAGACTTATGTCCGTCTCGATACCAGACGTTTCCGTATGCAGAAGGCAGCCCTTGTGGAGGTCCTCATAATAGCCGTTCCCTGCATAATAGAGATGATAATTCAGCCCATTATCATGGTGCCTCAGAATGCTATCATCTATGATGCGGGCGGAGAGGAGGGTTTCGTGTCCTACATCTATTCCTTCCGCTTCGTTACGATCACATTGATCCCTGTCGTGGCAATATCAAAATCACTCATCCCCATAGTTTCTGCTGGAATGGGTGCGAAAAAACCGGATATGATTCTTGAGAGCTGCAGACTGGCGTACAAATACACATTGATATTCGAAGCGTTCTGCACCGTTTTCATCCTGATCACAGCAGATTATCTCGTCATGGCATTCATGGGCTCCGAGAGCATGATGGCCATCCATGATCAGATGGCCTTGGCATTGCGTATCTTCTCCCTGACATGTGTCTTGCACACGTTCCGTATCCTCGGCAATTCTATCATGCAGGCCACAAGGCATGCCGCCACATCCAGTGCGCTCACCATCGCTAGAGAATTCGTATTCCTGATAGGGTTCGCCATAGCCGCCAACATGGTATTTGAAGCCATATACTGGTCATGCATCATCACCAATTTCGTAATGATGTTTATCATCACCCTGCTTGCCAAGTATTACCTGAAGGATATGATAGAAAGGATGCATGAAGATGAGATACCAAAGACTACCGTCCGATGCGACCTTTTATCTTATACATCCCTCTAA
- a CDS encoding peroxiredoxin, whose protein sequence is MAKKAKCDDECCCDNSKGCECCDGCTCECCQNKPPMIGDDAPSFVATTTQGEINFPGDFKGKWIILFSHPADFTPVCTTEFMTFGHMMKEFEALNVQLVGLSVDSIYAHIAWLRKIQDIEWKGMKNIEVTFPLIEDIKMEVAKKYGMIQPHVSTTQAVRAVFFIDPAGKIRAMIYYPQSLGRNFDEIKRVILALQKADADNVATPADWRPGDDVILPAPGSCGTAKDRVETKEADKICYDWFLCFKKDKPSKAKKAPAKKVPAKKAPAKKKA, encoded by the coding sequence ATGGCAAAGAAAGCAAAATGTGATGATGAATGCTGCTGCGACAACTCCAAGGGATGCGAATGCTGTGACGGATGCACATGCGAATGCTGTCAGAACAAGCCGCCGATGATAGGTGATGACGCACCTTCGTTCGTAGCTACCACCACACAGGGAGAGATCAACTTCCCGGGAGACTTCAAGGGCAAGTGGATCATCCTGTTCTCGCACCCTGCGGATTTCACACCCGTCTGTACTACTGAATTCATGACATTCGGTCATATGATGAAAGAGTTCGAGGCACTCAATGTTCAGCTCGTCGGACTCTCTGTGGATTCCATCTACGCTCATATCGCTTGGCTTAGGAAGATCCAAGACATCGAGTGGAAAGGAATGAAGAACATCGAGGTCACATTCCCTCTTATCGAAGACATCAAGATGGAGGTCGCCAAGAAGTACGGAATGATCCAACCCCATGTGTCCACCACACAGGCGGTCAGGGCCGTATTCTTCATCGATCCCGCCGGAAAGATCAGGGCAATGATCTACTATCCCCAGTCCCTCGGAAGGAACTTCGACGAGATCAAGAGGGTCATCCTCGCATTGCAGAAAGCGGACGCCGACAATGTCGCCACTCCTGCAGATTGGAGGCCTGGAGATGATGTCATCCTTCCCGCACCCGGATCCTGCGGAACCGCGAAGGACAGGGTCGAGACCAAAGAAGCGGATAAGATCTGCTACGATTGGTTCCTGTGTTTCAAGAAGGATAAGCCCTCAAAAGCAAAGAAGGCTCCAGCTAAGAAAGTTCCTGCAAAGAAGGCACCTGCCAAGAAGAAGGCATGA
- the cadA gene encoding cadmium-translocating P-type ATPase yields MLIRIIIAAVLTIFFAASAAFGLFKFDDPDTEKLVYFVCYLIPYLIIGYDILIKAVKGIAHGQAMDENFLMAIATIGAMILGVTYTGDYDEAVAVMIFYQIGELFQSIAVDSSRQSIAKLMEIRPDAAFIEEDGELVEVDPEEVEIGTVIVVRPGDRIPIDGTIVEGSSSLNTSALTGESIPRDVIVGDEVLSGCINLSGVLKIQTSKEFGESTVSKILDMVENASSRKSESEAFITRFAKVYTPFVVVSALLLAVIPALLYFLADIELLDTAVEEWIYRALTFLVISCPCALVISIPLGFFAGLGGASREGILVKGSNYLEMLSDVETVVFDKTGTLTQGVFEVTDVITKDVPRERLIELAAAAESSSPHPIAASLVRAHGMDIDRSRVTDIEDVAGMGVIAKVDGIPVAVGNKRLMDKLELEFVDVPATGTTVHVAIDGRYAGCITISDVVKEESAQAMKDLKAAGIKKTVMLTGDQNAVAQKVAAEIGIDEVHSQLLPGDKLELLEKILKDTSGKVAFVGDGINDAPSLVRSDIGITMGAIGSDAAIEASDVVIMDDDPRKVATAMGISRKTMLIIHENIVFTLLIKFLFLGLSAVGIVNMWLAIIADVGVMIAAVLNSARALRYRKR; encoded by the coding sequence ATGCTCATAAGGATCATCATCGCAGCAGTTCTGACCATCTTCTTCGCAGCGAGTGCGGCATTCGGTCTGTTCAAGTTCGACGATCCCGACACAGAGAAGTTGGTGTATTTCGTCTGCTATCTGATTCCGTACCTCATCATCGGATATGACATTTTGATAAAGGCCGTAAAGGGAATCGCACACGGTCAGGCAATGGACGAGAACTTCCTCATGGCCATTGCTACCATCGGTGCGATGATTCTCGGAGTCACCTACACCGGTGATTATGATGAAGCGGTCGCTGTCATGATTTTCTATCAGATAGGAGAGCTCTTCCAGTCCATCGCGGTCGACAGCAGCAGGCAGTCCATCGCAAAGCTCATGGAGATCCGCCCGGATGCGGCCTTCATCGAGGAGGACGGAGAACTCGTTGAGGTGGATCCGGAAGAGGTCGAGATCGGCACCGTCATCGTGGTAAGGCCCGGGGACAGGATCCCGATCGACGGAACGATTGTCGAAGGAAGCTCCTCTCTCAACACCTCCGCACTTACCGGAGAGAGCATCCCCCGTGATGTCATCGTCGGAGATGAGGTGCTCAGCGGATGCATCAACCTCTCTGGGGTTCTGAAGATCCAAACTTCGAAGGAGTTCGGTGAATCCACCGTATCCAAGATCCTCGATATGGTCGAGAACGCAAGCAGCAGGAAATCTGAATCGGAGGCGTTCATTACAAGATTCGCCAAGGTATACACCCCGTTCGTCGTCGTTTCGGCTCTGCTCCTGGCAGTCATCCCTGCATTGCTTTATTTCCTAGCGGACATCGAGCTCCTCGATACCGCAGTCGAGGAATGGATCTACCGTGCACTGACCTTCCTGGTCATCAGCTGTCCCTGTGCTCTCGTCATCAGTATCCCCCTGGGATTCTTCGCAGGATTGGGTGGTGCAAGCAGAGAAGGCATACTCGTAAAGGGTTCCAACTACCTTGAGATGCTCTCCGATGTGGAGACCGTTGTCTTTGACAAGACCGGTACCCTCACCCAGGGAGTTTTCGAGGTCACCGATGTAATCACCAAGGACGTTCCTCGCGAGAGGCTTATCGAGCTCGCGGCAGCGGCAGAGTCCTCATCGCCTCACCCCATTGCGGCCAGTCTGGTGCGCGCTCACGGAATGGATATCGACCGTTCAAGGGTAACCGATATCGAGGATGTGGCAGGAATGGGTGTGATCGCAAAGGTCGATGGAATCCCTGTTGCGGTCGGAAACAAGAGGCTGATGGACAAGCTCGAACTGGAGTTCGTGGATGTTCCTGCAACAGGGACCACCGTTCATGTCGCTATCGATGGCAGATATGCAGGCTGCATCACAATCTCCGATGTCGTGAAGGAAGAGTCCGCGCAGGCCATGAAGGATCTAAAGGCTGCGGGCATCAAGAAGACCGTCATGCTCACTGGAGATCAGAATGCCGTTGCTCAGAAGGTTGCGGCGGAGATCGGGATCGATGAGGTTCACAGTCAGCTTCTTCCCGGAGATAAGCTTGAGCTTCTGGAGAAGATACTCAAGGATACCAGCGGCAAGGTCGCCTTTGTGGGAGACGGAATCAACGATGCGCCATCTCTGGTCAGATCGGATATCGGTATCACCATGGGTGCGATCGGTTCCGATGCGGCCATCGAGGCATCGGATGTCGTCATCATGGATGATGATCCGAGGAAGGTCGCCACCGCCATGGGTATCTCGCGCAAGACCATGCTGATCATCCATGAGAACATCGTGTTCACTCTCCTGATCAAGTTCCTGTTCCTAGGGCTGTCGGCTGTGGGAATCGTCAACATGTGGCTGGCCATCATAGCTGATGTCGGTGTGATGATAGCTGCAGTCCTGAATTCGGCCCGTGCTTTGAGGTACAGGAAGAGATGA
- a CDS encoding HAD family hydrolase, producing the protein MMKYDLVCFDMDGVLTKLRSSWCWVHQCFDVDNEPAYQAYCNGEIDESEFMRRDIGLWTAKKPDVTIDEITKLFQDMPLIGGIQETIACLKENGIRSVIVSGGIDKAALLIKNEFGFDDFAADEICTNPDGTLTGEGKLIVDLKDKGINVRDFIKKYNTTPERTVSIGNSYTDIPMFKNTGMSIAFNPTDHYTSDAATYTVVSDNIADVLDYILVEEE; encoded by the coding sequence ATGATGAAGTACGATCTCGTCTGTTTCGATATGGACGGAGTCCTGACCAAACTCAGGAGCTCCTGGTGCTGGGTTCACCAATGCTTCGATGTGGACAATGAACCTGCCTATCAGGCATACTGCAACGGAGAGATAGACGAATCGGAGTTCATGCGCAGGGACATAGGCCTCTGGACCGCGAAGAAGCCCGATGTGACCATCGACGAGATCACCAAGCTCTTCCAGGATATGCCCTTAATCGGAGGCATACAGGAGACCATCGCCTGCCTTAAGGAGAACGGCATCAGATCCGTGATCGTCAGCGGCGGCATCGACAAGGCCGCGCTTCTGATAAAGAACGAGTTCGGCTTCGATGACTTCGCTGCAGATGAGATATGCACCAACCCGGACGGGACCCTCACCGGAGAGGGCAAACTTATAGTCGATCTCAAAGACAAGGGGATCAACGTACGCGACTTCATCAAGAAGTACAACACGACCCCCGAGAGAACGGTGTCGATTGGCAATTCCTACACTGACATCCCCATGTTCAAGAACACGGGAATGTCCATAGCATTCAACCCCACAGACCATTACACGAGCGATGCCGCGACGTACACGGTCGTTTCAGACAACATCGCCGACGTTCTGGATTACATCCTGGTCGAAGAGGAATGA
- a CDS encoding 30S ribosomal protein S17e → MGRIRPTYIKRVSIELLNKYPQAFTKDFEGNKEMVATLTDVSSVTMRNRIAGYITRYLSHPEA, encoded by the coding sequence ATGGGAAGAATCAGACCCACATACATCAAGAGAGTTTCCATCGAGTTGCTCAACAAATATCCTCAGGCTTTCACCAAGGATTTCGAGGGCAACAAGGAGATGGTCGCAACCCTCACAGATGTCTCTTCGGTGACGATGAGGAACAGGATCGCCGGGTACATCACCCGCTACCTGTCGCACCCTGAGGCATGA
- a CDS encoding winged helix-turn-helix transcriptional regulator, producing MTENTLPHDHGSIKDIEEFSRLLSENKGFDNVSRTLAQMVDGTRIRIFWLLCHYEGCVINISAIMGMSSPAVSHHLRSLKESGLIESRRVGKEVYYKAVDSTEVRFLHHMIEDLMEITCPKL from the coding sequence ATGACGGAGAACACATTGCCCCATGACCATGGGTCGATCAAAGATATTGAAGAATTCAGTAGACTCCTTTCCGAGAACAAAGGGTTCGACAATGTCTCCCGTACCTTGGCCCAAATGGTCGATGGTACGAGGATCCGTATCTTTTGGCTCCTCTGCCACTACGAGGGCTGCGTGATCAACATCTCAGCCATAATGGGGATGTCCAGTCCCGCGGTCTCCCACCATCTTCGCTCTCTGAAGGAGAGCGGGCTGATCGAAAGCAGACGCGTCGGTAAGGAAGTGTACTACAAAGCGGTCGATTCCACAGAGGTCAGATTCCTTCACCACATGATCGAGGACCTAATGGAAATCACCTGTCCCAAACTCTGA
- a CDS encoding FAD-dependent thymidylate synthase, whose protein sequence is MKVKLLACTQNADRICAAAGNSCYSERPSADIVEDIDPEKTLSRIVGMGHHSVIEHAVFTFSVEGASRALTHQLVRHRMASYSQQSQRYVSMDKASYVTPHSVEGNNDALELYDSVMDTIWDAYKKLEAMGIPAEDARYLLPNGCMTNITITMNARELLHFFSLRSCNRAQWEIREMSDQMLRICKEISPIIFKNAGPPCVRGPCPEGKKTCGSPRKDL, encoded by the coding sequence TTGAAAGTTAAACTATTGGCATGCACACAGAACGCGGACAGGATCTGCGCGGCGGCAGGAAACTCATGCTATTCCGAAAGGCCTTCAGCGGACATCGTCGAGGATATCGATCCCGAAAAGACTCTGTCGAGGATCGTCGGTATGGGCCATCATTCCGTCATAGAGCATGCCGTGTTCACATTCTCAGTTGAAGGGGCATCCCGTGCATTGACGCATCAGTTGGTGAGGCACAGGATGGCCTCATACTCACAGCAGAGTCAAAGATACGTGTCCATGGACAAGGCATCATACGTCACACCTCACAGCGTGGAGGGCAACAACGATGCCCTGGAGCTCTATGATTCCGTCATGGATACGATTTGGGATGCATACAAGAAGCTCGAGGCCATGGGAATACCGGCAGAGGATGCAAGATACCTTCTTCCGAACGGATGCATGACCAACATCACCATAACCATGAATGCCCGCGAACTCCTGCATTTCTTCTCGCTCAGGAGCTGCAACCGTGCACAGTGGGAGATCAGGGAGATGTCCGACCAGATGCTCAGGATCTGCAAGGAGATCTCGCCAATCATTTTCAAGAACGCAGGTCCGCCGTGCGTGAGAGGCCCCTGTCCGGAAGGAAAGAAGACCTGCGGCAGTCCAAGGAAGGATCTCTGA
- a CDS encoding heavy-metal-associated domain-containing protein, with product MKKTYKIEVDCANCATKMEDAAKKTEGVKNASVNFVMQKMSVEFEDGADVNAVMKQVLKNCKKVESDCEIEI from the coding sequence ATGAAGAAGACCTACAAGATAGAAGTTGACTGTGCGAACTGTGCGACCAAGATGGAAGACGCCGCAAAGAAGACCGAGGGTGTCAAGAACGCATCCGTGAACTTCGTCATGCAGAAGATGTCAGTCGAGTTCGAGGATGGAGCAGACGTCAATGCCGTCATGAAACAGGTTCTCAAGAACTGTAAGAAAGTAGAGAGCGATTGCGAGATCGAAATCTGA
- a CDS encoding fibronectin-binding domain-containing protein, with product MKKEMSSFDVRSIATELSSLEGAHMDKIFQWGAGNVLFRINVQGEGKKDLFFKDKKWLYSPANKPETPIQPTSFATYLRKYLDNARIGKVRQIGFDRVVEMELLKADAEYKLIFEIFGGGNVLLVKDGIIDTCLIQKTMRDRKVRPKEQYIWPQPRFNPIESSEEDFKNAFKESEADCVRTLATAVNLGGQYAEEVCKRSGVDKTLPAPEVPDDMLSKMYAEVKDIVNHVIDVPETTAYYKDGKIEDFAPIQMISHDDLESKGFGSMSEVIDAFVQQMKDEEEEAYVDPEIKKLNRRIAKQEETVQEYKERCEELKRKAEALYSDYQKTAQLLEVLNEQSQKLTWEKLKEGAMKISFVKSIDPSKNLVTAELANETVTLDYTKGLDANASDIYQQSKDIGEKGKHAEDALNDSRAELAKKEKGLAKQKAAMTGKAQPTKQFWFERFKWFFTSEGKLVIAGRDAHTNDGVVKKHLKEKDLYCHTDIHGAPSTIIKDGASASNQELREACQFATAQSKGWVGAVTEGSAYWVYPDQVSKTPNPGEFVPRGAFIIRGKRNYEYHLPLELVVGEIEYQGTRKVMCGPASCFKDCERYFVIRPGKNKNHISGEMAKRFNVPEEEISRIMPPGESEIVKEVWPKEAPEE from the coding sequence ATGAAGAAAGAGATGAGTTCCTTCGATGTCCGTTCCATAGCGACGGAGCTGTCCTCCCTGGAAGGCGCACACATGGACAAGATCTTCCAATGGGGTGCAGGGAACGTTCTGTTCCGCATCAACGTCCAGGGCGAAGGAAAGAAGGATCTCTTCTTCAAAGATAAGAAATGGCTTTATTCCCCGGCGAACAAACCGGAGACCCCAATCCAGCCGACATCCTTCGCCACTTACCTGAGGAAGTATCTGGACAACGCCCGCATAGGGAAGGTCAGACAGATAGGGTTCGACAGGGTCGTGGAGATGGAGCTCCTCAAGGCAGATGCAGAGTACAAGCTCATCTTCGAGATATTCGGAGGCGGTAACGTCCTTCTCGTGAAGGACGGAATCATCGACACCTGTCTCATCCAGAAGACCATGAGAGACCGTAAGGTTCGTCCCAAGGAACAGTATATCTGGCCTCAGCCCAGGTTCAATCCCATAGAGTCCTCCGAGGAGGATTTCAAAAATGCCTTCAAAGAGTCTGAAGCCGACTGCGTCAGGACGCTCGCGACTGCAGTGAATCTCGGAGGACAGTACGCCGAGGAGGTCTGCAAGCGTTCAGGGGTGGACAAGACACTGCCTGCTCCCGAGGTCCCCGACGATATGCTGTCCAAGATGTATGCGGAGGTCAAGGATATCGTCAACCACGTGATCGATGTCCCCGAGACCACAGCCTACTACAAGGATGGGAAGATCGAGGACTTCGCACCTATCCAGATGATCTCCCACGATGACCTTGAATCCAAAGGGTTCGGTAGCATGTCAGAGGTCATAGATGCTTTCGTCCAGCAGATGAAGGATGAGGAGGAAGAGGCCTACGTCGATCCCGAGATCAAGAAGCTCAACAGGAGGATCGCGAAACAGGAGGAGACCGTCCAGGAATACAAGGAGAGATGCGAAGAGCTGAAGAGAAAGGCCGAAGCCCTCTACTCCGACTACCAGAAGACGGCACAGCTGCTGGAGGTCCTCAACGAGCAAAGTCAGAAGCTCACATGGGAGAAGCTTAAGGAGGGAGCCATGAAGATATCCTTCGTGAAGAGCATCGACCCCTCCAAGAACCTGGTCACGGCGGAATTGGCCAATGAGACCGTCACGCTCGATTACACCAAAGGTCTGGATGCCAACGCATCGGACATCTATCAGCAGAGCAAGGACATCGGAGAGAAGGGGAAGCATGCCGAGGATGCCCTCAACGACAGCCGCGCCGAACTGGCCAAGAAGGAGAAGGGCCTTGCCAAGCAGAAGGCGGCCATGACCGGTAAGGCTCAGCCCACCAAACAGTTCTGGTTCGAGAGATTCAAATGGTTCTTCACATCCGAGGGCAAGCTGGTCATAGCCGGAAGGGACGCCCACACCAACGACGGTGTGGTGAAAAAGCACCTCAAGGAGAAGGACCTGTACTGCCATACGGATATCCACGGAGCACCTTCTACGATCATCAAAGACGGTGCATCCGCTTCCAACCAGGAACTTAGGGAGGCATGCCAATTCGCTACCGCCCAATCCAAAGGATGGGTGGGTGCGGTCACCGAAGGAAGCGCATATTGGGTGTATCCCGATCAGGTCAGCAAGACCCCCAACCCGGGAGAGTTCGTTCCCCGCGGAGCTTTCATCATACGCGGTAAGAGGAACTATGAATACCACCTGCCGCTGGAGCTCGTGGTCGGAGAGATAGAATACCAGGGAACCAGGAAGGTAATGTGCGGCCCTGCATCGTGCTTCAAGGACTGCGAGAGATACTTCGTCATCCGTCCGGGGAAGAACAAGAATCACATATCCGGAGAAATGGCCAAGAGGTTCAACGTACCTGAAGAAGAGATCTCGAGAATCATGCCGCCGGGAGAAAGCGAGATCGTCAAAGAGGTCTGGCCCAAGGAAGCGCCTGAAGAGTGA
- a CDS encoding conjugal transfer protein TraB, producing MITIIGTGHVFNLAEPVSFIVKNTWPDAVLIELDKARYESMMNDYNGVKPKGEQNMSTIYANTAKYQQKMSEQSGSKLGSEFLAAVNTGKLVNAEIIPIDTDAMRVMNEMWDEMSAGERFRYRVSSFKDSFGGIKKVRSTHKKFADNEEDYVENMRKRYPTLVRKLIDERNVYMADQINALTGKYHNMVVVVGDAHVEGLCKLINDEHIRKIRLNDIMDREKFNKIRQMVWDGRESFES from the coding sequence ATGATCACCATCATCGGAACGGGACACGTTTTCAATCTCGCTGAACCGGTGTCCTTCATAGTGAAGAACACATGGCCCGATGCGGTGCTCATAGAGCTGGACAAGGCACGTTACGAGTCGATGATGAACGACTACAACGGGGTGAAACCCAAGGGCGAGCAGAACATGTCCACCATCTACGCTAATACGGCCAAATATCAGCAGAAGATGTCGGAACAGAGCGGGAGCAAGCTCGGAAGCGAGTTCCTGGCAGCCGTCAACACAGGGAAGCTGGTAAACGCTGAGATAATCCCAATCGACACAGATGCCATGCGCGTCATGAACGAGATGTGGGATGAGATGTCCGCAGGAGAGAGGTTCCGTTACAGGGTTTCCAGTTTCAAGGATTCCTTCGGAGGGATCAAGAAGGTCCGTAGCACGCACAAGAAGTTCGCCGATAACGAGGAGGACTATGTGGAGAACATGAGGAAGAGATACCCTACTCTGGTCCGCAAGCTGATCGATGAGAGGAACGTCTACATGGCAGATCAGATCAATGCATTGACGGGCAAATACCACAACATGGTCGTCGTAGTAGGCGATGCGCACGTGGAAGGACTCTGTAAGCTTATCAACGACGAACACATACGGAAGATAAGATTGAACGACATCATGGACCGTGAGAAGTTCAACAAGATACGCCAGATGGTCTGGGACGGGAGGGAATCGTTTGAAAGTTAA